A region of Hydrogenimonas cancrithermarum DNA encodes the following proteins:
- the modD gene encoding ModD protein — MFFKESEIEFFIEEDLPYFDLTTDALGISKEEGRIDFIAREKSIVSCSEEAARILEKLGASVIDTIPSGSEADPNSVILRAEGSAESLHKAWKVCQNLLEYAGGIATYTRNMHALAWPIPIFVTRKSQPGFKKIAMKSVLNGGGHPHRLGLSETFLLFRNHRAFLEDDKLLDRIEALQKAAMLEKTMAVETDALDDAIQFAERGIRLFQLEKFPPALLAETVKTLKKRYPDIRLLATGGIRLENVEAYAKTGVDGLITTAPYYYAAPADIGVRIEKI; from the coding sequence ATGTTTTTCAAAGAGAGTGAGATAGAATTTTTTATCGAGGAAGATCTGCCCTATTTCGATCTGACAACCGATGCACTCGGCATCTCGAAAGAGGAGGGTCGGATCGACTTCATTGCCAGAGAGAAGAGTATCGTCTCCTGCAGCGAAGAGGCGGCAAGGATTTTGGAGAAGCTCGGTGCTTCAGTGATCGATACGATCCCATCCGGCTCGGAAGCCGATCCCAACAGCGTAATTCTCCGTGCCGAAGGGAGTGCAGAAAGCCTTCACAAAGCGTGGAAAGTGTGCCAGAATCTCCTCGAGTACGCCGGAGGCATCGCGACCTATACACGAAACATGCATGCTCTGGCGTGGCCGATTCCGATCTTTGTGACACGCAAATCGCAGCCCGGATTCAAGAAAATCGCGATGAAATCGGTTCTCAACGGCGGCGGCCATCCTCATCGCCTCGGCCTTTCGGAAACCTTTCTACTCTTTCGAAACCACAGGGCTTTTCTGGAAGACGATAAACTTTTGGACCGTATCGAAGCGCTGCAGAAAGCGGCGATGCTCGAAAAAACGATGGCGGTGGAAACCGATGCGCTCGACGATGCCATACAATTCGCCGAACGTGGCATTCGACTCTTTCAACTCGAAAAATTCCCTCCCGCCCTACTTGCAGAGACGGTAAAAACGCTGAAAAAAAGATACCCCGACATCCGCCTGCTTGCAACGGGTGGCATACGACTCGAAAATGTCGAAGCATACGCCAAAACGGGCGTGGACGGGCTCATTACGACAGCTCCCTACTACTATGCTGCACCCGCCGATATAGGAGTGAGAATCGAAAAAATCTAG
- a CDS encoding efflux RND transporter permease subunit gives MFDFFYKRPYLLYSIIAAFFFMGIVGLVTLPKNLFPDANRPQVIVITQVPGATAQVAANTVSKPIEEEISRLGLVRDVSSVNVANFSIVKAEFEYEKGLESAAVDVANALSVARGKLPSSANPTIYTAGDFTLPVDVVSLTPKNDQISLAEIRKVADSFIKPYLLGNPAIGNVEVFGGFESSIRIDVDPFKAKKYGVSFDRLAKVLGELNRDMPLGFMKGENGFYTLTYYGEKDEVSRLKQLHILPNVMLGKIADVRWSYRKRMCGYMGNGKQAIALSIQRSPGGSVLAVSDTARAEMKKLQQRYPNIDFQIADTQRDLIETANTNMLEALRDAIIFTLLVIMIFLGNFRAIIAAGLSIPMVFFATMAVIWLMGGELNIVVYTGIILALGMLVDDAVVVLENIERHLNEKHEDLQTAIRKGTKEVLMPVFAGTVATIAIIFPLMFVGDFPQHIFRPLIETLIIALLVSYFLSITFIPKLSAWLYRNGTRKTKIEKWFEWFYQNTIGRLVAPYIGILKFSNGGSGVLRRIVLTVAVLAILVLSVKNILPLIGKDVMPPMDTGIIKVQVAFSTNDTVDTGEKRLEPFLSWLHDQNWVRMSSVAFGTEPGVLSLGSGNLPAEATITINTVNRFARKASIWELEEIIRDKLSHLEGVTRNDVFDFGATALSTIKAPLDVRIKSADWEGLPDKAKEVLAAMKEIRGLTSLSQSWDNNFAEIAVEIDTNRALGYGLTPWQIAMQMPLKGEIVSLAAGFASMNTQMVRLYLKGKFATDIQTIRLLPITTKFGEIPLEQIARVHYRLTPAKIERDKMLYSIDVGAYRAKRPVTHLTEDADKVLQDLDTRGFVVTQEGDIVQLNDSFERMVKAIALGVVILLMTLVAIYQSVRLALVMIVVLPLSMIGGAWGMLLFDKPSCMPSMVGILLLFGIIIKNAVLLIDFYKTYEAEGETPFKAAAQSVRVRFRPVMMTAFGTIAGMIPIALEQAVGLERLSPLADVAIGGLLIGTLLTLVYVPMFAYATDPNNKKIDSVKTQFNDSTGEGIEKRIC, from the coding sequence ATGTTCGATTTTTTTTATAAAAGGCCCTATCTGCTCTACAGCATCATCGCCGCGTTTTTCTTTATGGGGATCGTGGGGCTTGTGACGCTGCCTAAAAATCTTTTTCCGGATGCCAACCGTCCCCAGGTCATCGTCATTACCCAGGTTCCGGGTGCCACGGCACAGGTGGCTGCCAATACGGTCTCGAAACCGATCGAGGAGGAGATTTCGCGTTTGGGGTTGGTGCGTGATGTCAGCTCCGTCAATGTCGCCAATTTCTCTATCGTCAAGGCGGAGTTCGAGTATGAAAAGGGGCTTGAATCGGCGGCCGTCGATGTGGCGAACGCCCTTTCCGTCGCCCGCGGAAAACTTCCCTCGAGCGCCAATCCGACAATCTACACGGCAGGTGATTTCACATTACCTGTGGATGTCGTCTCTCTTACGCCAAAAAACGACCAGATCTCTTTGGCGGAAATACGGAAGGTTGCCGACAGCTTTATCAAACCTTATCTTCTGGGCAACCCGGCCATCGGCAACGTTGAAGTATTCGGTGGTTTCGAGAGCAGCATCCGTATCGATGTCGACCCCTTCAAAGCCAAGAAGTACGGTGTGAGTTTCGACCGGCTCGCGAAAGTGCTCGGCGAACTCAACAGAGATATGCCGCTGGGTTTCATGAAAGGGGAAAATGGTTTTTATACGTTGACATACTATGGCGAAAAGGATGAGGTGAGCAGACTGAAACAGCTCCATATTCTTCCCAATGTCATGCTGGGGAAGATTGCCGATGTGCGCTGGAGCTACAGAAAACGGATGTGCGGTTACATGGGCAACGGCAAGCAGGCCATCGCGTTGAGTATCCAGCGCTCTCCCGGTGGGTCGGTGCTCGCCGTTTCCGATACGGCACGGGCCGAAATGAAGAAGCTGCAGCAGCGTTATCCGAATATCGATTTTCAGATCGCGGACACCCAGAGGGATCTGATCGAAACAGCCAATACGAATATGCTCGAAGCGCTTCGGGATGCCATCATCTTTACATTGCTTGTCATCATGATCTTTTTGGGAAACTTCCGGGCGATCATCGCGGCGGGCCTTTCGATCCCGATGGTCTTTTTTGCGACAATGGCCGTCATATGGCTTATGGGAGGAGAACTGAATATCGTCGTGTACACGGGCATCATTCTGGCACTCGGTATGTTGGTCGACGATGCGGTCGTCGTTCTCGAGAACATAGAACGGCATTTGAACGAGAAGCATGAAGATCTGCAGACGGCGATCAGGAAGGGAACCAAAGAGGTACTTATGCCGGTTTTTGCAGGAACCGTCGCGACCATCGCCATCATCTTCCCCCTAATGTTCGTCGGTGATTTTCCGCAACACATTTTCCGGCCGCTCATCGAGACGCTGATCATCGCACTGCTGGTGAGTTACTTCCTTTCTATCACCTTCATTCCGAAACTTTCGGCCTGGCTCTATAGAAACGGGACACGGAAGACAAAGATCGAGAAATGGTTCGAATGGTTCTATCAGAATACGATCGGACGGCTTGTCGCCCCCTATATCGGTATACTGAAATTCTCCAATGGCGGGTCGGGGGTGTTGCGGCGTATCGTGCTGACCGTTGCCGTGCTGGCGATACTGGTGTTGAGTGTCAAAAATATTTTGCCGCTTATCGGCAAGGATGTGATGCCGCCGATGGACACCGGGATTATCAAGGTTCAGGTCGCTTTCAGCACCAACGATACGGTCGACACGGGCGAAAAGCGTCTCGAACCCTTCTTGTCGTGGCTGCACGACCAGAACTGGGTGCGCATGAGCTCGGTCGCTTTCGGTACCGAGCCAGGCGTGCTCAGCCTGGGCAGCGGAAACCTGCCGGCGGAAGCGACGATCACGATCAACACGGTCAACCGATTCGCGCGTAAAGCGTCGATCTGGGAGTTGGAAGAGATCATCCGCGACAAACTTTCACACCTGGAAGGTGTGACCCGTAACGATGTTTTCGATTTCGGTGCCACGGCATTGTCGACCATCAAAGCCCCGCTCGATGTGCGCATCAAAAGTGCGGATTGGGAGGGGCTGCCCGACAAGGCGAAAGAGGTGCTCGCCGCGATGAAGGAGATCAGAGGTTTGACGTCGCTCTCACAGAGCTGGGACAACAATTTTGCCGAAATAGCCGTCGAAATCGATACGAACAGAGCGCTCGGTTACGGATTGACCCCCTGGCAGATCGCGATGCAGATGCCGCTGAAGGGGGAGATCGTCTCGCTGGCCGCCGGCTTCGCCTCGATGAACACCCAGATGGTACGCCTCTATCTGAAAGGCAAATTCGCCACCGATATCCAGACGATCCGTCTGCTTCCGATCACGACGAAATTCGGCGAAATTCCACTTGAACAGATCGCACGTGTTCACTACCGTCTCACGCCGGCGAAAATCGAGCGGGACAAGATGCTCTACAGTATCGATGTAGGGGCATACCGGGCCAAACGTCCGGTGACCCATCTTACGGAAGATGCGGATAAAGTCCTGCAAGATCTCGATACGAGAGGTTTCGTCGTGACGCAGGAGGGGGATATCGTCCAGCTGAACGACAGTTTTGAACGTATGGTCAAGGCGATCGCACTTGGGGTCGTCATACTGCTGATGACGCTTGTTGCGATCTACCAGTCGGTGCGACTGGCACTTGTCATGATCGTCGTACTGCCGCTCTCGATGATCGGCGGCGCATGGGGGATGCTGCTTTTCGACAAGCCGAGCTGTATGCCGAGTATGGTAGGCATACTTTTGCTTTTCGGTATCATCATAAAAAATGCGGTTCTACTGATCGATTTTTACAAAACATACGAAGCGGAGGGGGAGACACCGTTCAAAGCCGCCGCTCAGAGCGTCCGTGTCCGTTTCCGTCCGGTGATGATGACGGCGTTCGGAACGATCGCCGGGATGATCCCGATCGCACTCGAACAGGCGGTGGGGCTGGAGCGTCTCAGTCCGCTTGCCGATGTCGCCATTGGTGGTTTGCTGATTGGAACGTTGCTTACACTGGTCTATGTGCCGATGTTCGCCTACGCGACCGATCCGAACAATAAAAAGATCGATTCGGTTAAAACGCAATTCAATGATTCGACCGGGGAGGGTATCGAAAAGAGGATTTGCTAG
- a CDS encoding RND family efflux transporter translates to MKKNVKIVAGIVVVAMIVMLAVRAVKHKKAEEAMIPPAKEYAVVVSSVTPKMEEVTLTLPFIAVVQNENDTVVASKLSARVVMIDKAGAHVKKGEVVAKLDTTDLFAKLQGIKAQMIAAKEEMAARKTSLANLETVHERTRKLLEVQGASQEEFDAEVSKIAAAKAAIAGVKAKMELLVSSAKEVANLIDYAVIEAPVSGTVGKAFVNPGDLAMPGKPLLEISAKAGDYLMVRLPDNLPAEQMIYNGKTYRLYPLNHTYNGLKEYRSLPLNSGLQTGEKRDVDIVVYKGRGVMLPVDALLNKNGKHLVLTVEHGHAVAHDTKIVAEGEQGIVVAEEGIVGKPVVVAKPDLLLKLLTGIAVVVKK, encoded by the coding sequence ATGAAAAAAAATGTAAAGATAGTTGCCGGAATCGTTGTGGTTGCGATGATCGTTATGTTGGCGGTACGTGCGGTGAAGCACAAAAAGGCGGAAGAGGCGATGATACCGCCGGCAAAAGAGTATGCCGTAGTGGTTTCGAGCGTTACGCCGAAGATGGAGGAGGTGACACTCACGCTGCCTTTTATCGCCGTGGTGCAAAACGAGAACGATACGGTGGTCGCTTCCAAACTCTCTGCACGTGTCGTCATGATCGACAAGGCCGGTGCCCATGTGAAAAAAGGGGAGGTGGTCGCCAAACTCGATACGACAGATCTGTTTGCGAAACTTCAGGGCATCAAAGCCCAGATGATTGCGGCAAAAGAGGAGATGGCGGCACGGAAAACGTCGCTTGCAAACCTGGAAACCGTGCATGAACGTACCCGCAAGCTGTTGGAAGTCCAGGGGGCGTCGCAGGAAGAGTTCGATGCCGAAGTCAGCAAGATCGCTGCGGCAAAAGCGGCGATTGCAGGGGTGAAGGCGAAGATGGAGCTACTGGTCTCCAGTGCCAAAGAGGTGGCCAACCTGATCGATTATGCCGTTATCGAAGCACCTGTCAGCGGTACGGTCGGCAAAGCCTTCGTCAATCCCGGCGATCTGGCGATGCCGGGCAAACCCCTTCTCGAAATTTCCGCAAAGGCAGGAGACTATCTGATGGTGCGCCTTCCCGACAATCTGCCGGCCGAACAGATGATCTACAACGGCAAAACCTACAGGCTTTACCCTTTGAACCATACCTACAACGGCTTGAAAGAGTACCGGAGTCTGCCGCTCAACAGCGGCCTTCAAACGGGAGAGAAGAGAGATGTCGACATCGTAGTCTACAAGGGGCGGGGGGTGATGCTTCCGGTCGATGCGTTGCTGAACAAAAACGGAAAGCATCTGGTCCTCACGGTCGAGCATGGCCATGCCGTAGCGCATGATACGAAAATCGTAGCGGAGGGCGAACAGGGGATTGTCGTAGCAGAGGAGGGTATCGTGGGCAAACCTGTTGTTGTCGCCAAACCCGATCTCCTGTTGAAACTGCTTACGGGTATCGCCGTTGTCGTGAAGAAGTAG
- a CDS encoding TolC family protein, with amino-acid sequence MKRLVLCVAVAMSLQAATIGELFDALKRQPQTRLDAMQAEYAELTAQRVKEKLYPSATLFASYEHYNSATNLRPVPPTEINRLTADREPIPFAQTIERIGGKVNVPIFVKELFSLHDKAMAMAGSAKARKRLGRLQNEAIILGSDAKWRYLTALKKALDARKKSIRKIYEDTKIKVESGRAAGIALEKMEESINRIDTAMNSAEIEEAEIESVIESLTGLALDGPVPLKKTGSVRRGELFVLKPLQYEVEAGRHDVQAAYDVLYPKVTASAMWSENYAQHDVFTGEDVHRGYGNYMVGISMPLFEKSDYTAIQQAKIDLRKARFRLSKTAQEFEARAKALHRSLRLYERSAELAKKSIGNREKLLAYAKVAYETGRMSEEEYLRYEEALLDAQSRLYEAEANHWQALAQLAVIYGQDLSEIVR; translated from the coding sequence ATGAAACGTCTGGTTCTATGCGTCGCGGTGGCAATGAGTCTGCAGGCGGCGACGATCGGGGAGTTGTTCGACGCGCTTAAGAGACAGCCGCAGACCAGGCTCGATGCGATGCAGGCCGAGTATGCCGAACTGACGGCACAGCGAGTGAAGGAGAAGCTTTATCCGAGTGCTACGCTTTTTGCAAGTTACGAACACTACAATTCGGCGACGAATCTGCGCCCGGTACCACCGACGGAGATTAACCGGCTGACCGCCGATCGTGAGCCGATTCCGTTTGCACAGACGATCGAGCGTATCGGGGGGAAGGTAAACGTTCCGATCTTTGTCAAGGAGCTTTTCAGTCTGCATGACAAAGCGATGGCGATGGCGGGGAGTGCGAAAGCCAGAAAGCGGCTGGGCAGGCTGCAAAACGAGGCGATAATTCTTGGAAGCGATGCGAAGTGGCGCTATCTCACTGCACTCAAAAAGGCGTTGGATGCGCGTAAAAAATCGATACGGAAAATATATGAAGATACAAAGATAAAAGTCGAAAGCGGAAGGGCGGCCGGTATCGCTCTGGAGAAGATGGAGGAGTCGATCAACCGGATCGATACGGCGATGAACAGTGCCGAAATCGAGGAGGCGGAGATCGAAAGTGTGATCGAGTCGCTGACGGGACTCGCTTTGGATGGCCCGGTGCCATTGAAAAAAACCGGTTCCGTAAGGCGAGGAGAACTCTTTGTCCTCAAGCCTCTGCAGTATGAAGTCGAAGCCGGCAGACATGATGTGCAGGCGGCCTATGACGTACTCTATCCGAAAGTGACGGCCAGTGCCATGTGGAGCGAGAACTATGCACAGCACGATGTCTTTACCGGTGAGGACGTCCACCGTGGATACGGAAACTATATGGTCGGCATCTCTATGCCACTGTTTGAAAAGAGCGATTACACCGCCATTCAGCAGGCAAAGATCGATCTTCGCAAAGCGCGGTTTCGTCTGTCGAAAACGGCGCAGGAGTTCGAAGCCAGGGCCAAAGCGCTGCATCGGTCGCTGCGTCTTTATGAACGCTCCGCAGAACTGGCGAAAAAGAGTATAGGAAACCGGGAGAAGCTGCTGGCCTATGCCAAAGTGGCGTATGAGACGGGACGGATGAGCGAAGAGGAGTACCTGCGTTATGAAGAGGCGCTGCTCGATGCACAGAGCAGGCTTTATGAAGCGGAAGCGAACCATTGGCAGGCACTGGCACAGTTGGCGGTGATTTATGGCCAGGATCTCTCCGAGATCGTTCGGTAA
- a CDS encoding TetR/AcrR family transcriptional regulator, with protein MRESKKEKILDVAAKHFSLYGFGAASLEEIAAEVGVTKPAIYYHFKDKAALYEAVLLQRLGRLADALESAVSEEMTSESQLARYIETFGAFLKRNSCFAAILAHAFADNGSHMPDSVAAELARTLGIVTAILNEGIEGGVFEMENPMVVQMMIVSTLIMHQTTENLRKRVTSHVRGDFRVIPEPDLEDLSRILAQKILKAIKKEEKS; from the coding sequence GTGCGGGAGAGCAAAAAAGAGAAGATCCTCGATGTCGCGGCGAAACACTTTTCCCTGTACGGTTTCGGCGCGGCTTCGCTGGAGGAGATTGCGGCGGAGGTCGGTGTGACCAAACCGGCCATATACTACCATTTCAAAGACAAAGCGGCGCTCTACGAGGCGGTGCTTTTGCAGCGGCTGGGCAGGCTGGCGGATGCATTGGAGTCCGCTGTGTCGGAAGAGATGACGAGTGAAAGCCAGCTGGCGCGTTACATCGAAACGTTCGGTGCATTTTTGAAACGAAACAGCTGCTTCGCCGCGATTTTGGCACACGCGTTTGCCGACAACGGAAGCCATATGCCCGATTCCGTAGCAGCCGAACTCGCGCGTACCCTGGGGATCGTGACGGCGATACTCAACGAAGGGATTGAGGGGGGAGTTTTCGAGATGGAGAACCCGATGGTGGTTCAGATGATGATCGTTTCGACACTCATTATGCACCAGACCACCGAAAACCTTCGAAAGCGGGTGACGTCGCACGTGCGAGGCGATTTTAGAGTGATCCCGGAGCCCGATCTCGAAGATCTCTCCAGAATTCTTGCCCAGAAGATTCTCAAAGCGATCAAAAAAGAGGAGAAGTCATGA
- a CDS encoding sulfite exporter TauE/SafE family protein has translation MEAINFLSIATIAFLGSFGHCVGMCGGIVLAYTGAKVDPKWNRTHQATAHLLYSLGRITTYTVMGALFGYLGSVATFSGYTVAALFLFAGFVMILTGLSIMGKLKFLTIIEHSIMKSGWYQKSFRALMGNRTLFSFYLLGMINGLLPCGFVYFFAVTAASTMSPFWGAIVMLVFGLSTIPALFSLGFFTGLMQKGKLRKTMITIASIAVIIYGLFMVYDATKFILHPERSLLHCCD, from the coding sequence ATGGAAGCGATTAATTTTCTCTCGATCGCCACGATCGCCTTCCTCGGATCGTTCGGCCATTGTGTCGGCATGTGCGGCGGTATCGTCCTCGCCTATACGGGCGCAAAGGTCGATCCGAAATGGAACCGGACACATCAGGCGACGGCCCATCTGCTCTATTCGCTCGGACGCATCACTACCTACACCGTCATGGGCGCGCTTTTCGGTTATCTAGGAAGCGTCGCAACCTTCAGCGGCTACACCGTCGCTGCACTCTTTCTCTTCGCGGGTTTCGTGATGATCCTCACCGGCCTCTCCATCATGGGCAAACTGAAATTTCTGACCATCATCGAACACTCCATCATGAAAAGCGGATGGTACCAAAAGAGTTTCCGCGCCCTGATGGGCAACCGAACCCTCTTCAGCTTCTACCTTCTCGGCATGATCAACGGCCTGCTGCCGTGCGGTTTCGTCTACTTCTTCGCCGTCACCGCCGCCAGCACGATGAGCCCCTTCTGGGGTGCTATCGTCATGCTGGTCTTTGGCCTCAGCACCATCCCGGCACTTTTTAGCCTCGGCTTTTTCACCGGCCTGATGCAAAAAGGAAAACTGCGAAAAACGATGATCACGATCGCCTCGATCGCCGTCATCATCTATGGCCTCTTTATGGTTTACGATGCGACGAAGTTTATTTTGCATCCAGAGAGAAGTTTATTGCACTGTTGTGATTGA
- a CDS encoding transporter, producing MRKIFLTSFCCCMAMHAQVIPGINSKAGAMVVPEGKVVIGLKRIYFKRESMFDGTDEVTNRENLDAKASVTLLVLRYGVAKNTDIRVMIPYKQIEATAKLGPNDVAIDNSGVGDIVVMGKYVLRDMAAYGYQVAVEAGVKLPTGSTDSDFKKAPSFAQGVHTPMPTQMGTGAAEYKAGIGYSQMIDSTWRVDAHTMYTYRPKAEHDYDFGDEWTVDLGTTKALSDKFNIGIEYNFKYNSKTDMGNDTNPMLRSKLPFKAFSGNAGYITPQIEYLPFGKPKIHVGVGVSFLAHYNLKEYQPLEKSRVVARVGYLF from the coding sequence TTGCGAAAAATATTCTTGACCTCATTTTGCTGTTGTATGGCGATGCATGCACAGGTGATACCTGGTATCAATTCCAAAGCGGGAGCGATGGTCGTACCGGAAGGGAAAGTGGTGATAGGTCTCAAGCGTATCTATTTCAAAAGAGAGAGTATGTTTGACGGCACCGATGAAGTGACGAATCGGGAAAATCTCGATGCCAAAGCCAGTGTCACGCTGCTTGTGCTGCGCTACGGTGTTGCGAAAAATACTGATATCAGGGTCATGATCCCCTACAAGCAGATCGAAGCGACGGCCAAACTGGGACCAAACGATGTTGCCATCGACAACAGCGGTGTCGGGGATATCGTCGTGATGGGGAAATATGTCTTGCGGGATATGGCTGCATACGGATATCAGGTCGCTGTCGAAGCGGGCGTGAAACTGCCTACCGGATCGACTGACAGCGATTTCAAAAAAGCACCTTCTTTCGCACAGGGTGTGCACACACCGATGCCTACCCAGATGGGAACAGGTGCTGCAGAGTACAAGGCGGGGATCGGATATTCGCAGATGATCGATTCGACCTGGAGAGTCGATGCCCATACGATGTACACCTACCGTCCCAAAGCCGAGCACGATTATGACTTCGGTGACGAGTGGACAGTGGATCTTGGAACGACAAAAGCGCTGAGCGACAAGTTCAATATCGGAATAGAGTACAACTTTAAATACAACTCCAAAACAGATATGGGGAACGATACCAACCCTATGCTGCGTTCAAAGCTTCCGTTCAAAGCTTTCAGCGGAAATGCGGGATATATCACGCCGCAGATCGAGTATCTGCCTTTTGGCAAACCGAAAATCCACGTCGGAGTCGGTGTATCGTTCCTTGCGCATTACAATCTCAAAGAGTATCAACCGTTGGAAAAGAGCAGAGTGGTGGCCCGTGTGGGGTACCTTTTTTAA
- a CDS encoding ABC transporter substrate-binding protein, producing MLKKIVMLGALLIATATFAAQKLEKIVIAGPAANVSHPIFHMIETGALKDVAKKVEFRLWNNPDQLRAMIINKEVDFVAIPTNVGAILYNKKQPIQLLNVSVWGILQILVRDRSIDTLEKLRGKSLVVPWRGDMPDIVLRSIMKEKGISKKEIKLIYVSNPMDAAQQLIMRRQDNALLPEPATSMVLRKTKSFPVSIVAPELYRGIDLQKEWGAAFGTESKIAQAGMAVVGDIRQNKAVIEAFEKAYKEAMAWYKAHPKEAGEMVVKQIKMFTPEAVADSIAHVQLDVVPAKEARKDIEFFFTQMKNDSPKIIGGALPDEGFYY from the coding sequence ATGTTGAAAAAAATTGTTATGTTGGGGGCACTGCTGATCGCTACAGCGACTTTCGCTGCCCAGAAACTGGAAAAAATCGTTATTGCCGGTCCTGCGGCGAATGTCTCACATCCGATCTTTCACATGATCGAAACGGGTGCACTCAAAGATGTCGCAAAAAAAGTGGAGTTTCGACTCTGGAACAATCCCGACCAGCTGCGGGCGATGATTATCAACAAAGAGGTCGATTTTGTCGCGATACCTACCAATGTAGGTGCCATTTTGTACAACAAAAAACAGCCCATTCAGCTGCTCAATGTCTCTGTCTGGGGAATTTTGCAGATTCTGGTCAGGGACAGAAGCATCGATACGCTCGAAAAGCTCAGAGGCAAATCACTCGTCGTGCCCTGGAGAGGAGATATGCCTGACATCGTACTGCGCTCTATCATGAAGGAAAAGGGGATCAGTAAAAAAGAGATCAAACTCATCTATGTCTCCAATCCGATGGATGCCGCACAGCAGCTTATCATGAGACGACAGGACAATGCCCTGTTGCCGGAACCCGCTACATCAATGGTGCTCCGAAAGACCAAATCTTTCCCTGTCAGCATCGTCGCACCTGAACTCTACCGCGGTATCGATCTGCAAAAAGAGTGGGGAGCAGCTTTTGGTACGGAATCCAAAATCGCACAGGCAGGTATGGCGGTTGTCGGCGATATACGTCAGAACAAAGCGGTCATTGAAGCCTTTGAAAAAGCATACAAAGAGGCGATGGCATGGTACAAAGCACACCCCAAAGAAGCAGGTGAAATGGTTGTCAAACAGATCAAGATGTTTACCCCTGAAGCGGTAGCGGACTCCATCGCGCATGTCCAGCTGGATGTTGTGCCGGCAAAAGAGGCGCGTAAAGATATCGAATTTTTCTTTACCCAGATGAAAAATGACAGTCCGAAAATCATCGGCGGTGCATTGCCGGATGAAGGATTTTACTACTGA
- a CDS encoding ABC transporter permease, with amino-acid sequence MDAVRKILRDFPAFLWSGWGAIASIFLFIAVWDVGNQFYGDMILPSPMDSFKTVADLFQDEEFLENLFITVDRVVVGFGISMLVGTVLGLLAGFFVTASMTSRPIITILMGMPPIAWIVLAMIWFGMGDATVEFTVFVASMPIVFIGALQGTRTLEDKFEEMADTFKVPFMMKFTDIYLPHIFSYIFPAWVSALGMAWKIVVMAELLATSDGIGAALALSRSQLDTQTALALVVIMIGLLMLVEYIFLEPIKQEVEKWRD; translated from the coding sequence ATGGATGCGGTCAGAAAGATTCTCAGGGATTTTCCCGCCTTTTTATGGAGCGGATGGGGAGCGATTGCCTCCATCTTCCTCTTTATCGCGGTATGGGATGTGGGCAACCAGTTTTACGGAGATATGATTCTTCCTTCTCCGATGGATAGTTTCAAAACGGTAGCAGATCTTTTCCAAGATGAAGAGTTTCTCGAAAATCTCTTCATCACCGTCGACCGTGTGGTGGTCGGGTTTGGCATCTCTATGCTGGTGGGAACGGTACTGGGACTTCTGGCGGGCTTTTTTGTCACCGCGTCGATGACCAGCCGTCCCATCATCACCATTTTGATGGGTATGCCGCCGATTGCGTGGATCGTTCTGGCGATGATCTGGTTCGGTATGGGCGATGCGACGGTGGAGTTTACCGTTTTTGTCGCTTCGATGCCGATTGTCTTTATCGGCGCACTTCAGGGTACGCGCACACTCGAAGACAAATTTGAAGAGATGGCGGATACTTTCAAAGTTCCCTTCATGATGAAGTTTACCGATATCTATCTGCCCCATATATTCTCTTATATTTTTCCCGCCTGGGTGAGTGCACTGGGAATGGCGTGGAAAATCGTCGTCATGGCAGAACTGCTGGCGACGAGTGACGGTATCGGTGCGGCACTTGCCCTCTCCAGAAGTCAGCTCGATACCCAGACTGCGCTGGCTCTGGTTGTGATCATGATCGGGCTTTTGATGCTGGTAGAGTATATCTTTCTGGAGCCGATCAAACAGGAGGTCGAAAAATGGCGAGACTAA